A window of Asterias amurensis chromosome 10, ASM3211899v1 genomic DNA:
tattcttatttgaaagcacacaaatgcgtccaacaagggtgttttttctttcatcatttttctcgcaacttcaatgaccaattaatgagcccaagttttcgcaggcttgttattttatggttatgatgggacacaccaagtgagaagactggtatttgacaattaccaaacatgtaccttccctttaacagaaACAAGTTTGTACCAGCCcttgttttcattgttgtggctggtgccaaACTCTGAGAGGGGGTGGGGTATTGATCTTTCTCTCCCGTACTTTATCTGTGATACAGCTTTTGTATAAGAGTGCCATcttattttgctaagcaacaacATTTTGGCAAacagcattttctgcttaaagagcTCTGTGGAATACTAAGCTTGAAACAATTGTGTACAGTGCATGCAATGAGTCGATGGTGTTTGATAACTGATAATataaacaatataaataataaccagtttCATAGCACTTTTCACGCCCGAAaggcttctcaaagcgcttccaacattactACTACATTGGTCACTGGGCCGAactaaatcattccttaaaccatctcagctccctgggcagtgtacagccttgtgcaacattgATATGCGCTaatcggctaaaccaatcacaagaatcatctctgccctcacaggtacccattttacccctggaTAGagatgaacaagttcagataagtgtcttgctcagggacacaggtGTTACGAacggggctcgaacccacactctgctgaacagaaacaccagagcttgagtccggagCTCTTGTCCACTCCTGCCACGACACCATACAATGCTCTCTTATGGTTTGAATACGAAAGTAATGGtctgttgtttttgttcagcagggttgtgggtttgagtccctgtGACGACACGCTGTCACAGTGAGGggctttcgggacgcttggtggcagcagacctagcaggtaaaatccattgttctcggtaatacgcgcatgctcagagctacgtaaacaatggacatttacctggtaagtctgctgccacctagcgttccaaagtccccCATTAGTCACAATTATTGTAATTCCTTTTGCAGGGAGTCTGTTTGCCGTGGAATGCTACACCTGCCTCTACTCGCCTGGGTCAGGTGGTTTTTTTGGTGGTGATGGATGCAACGACCCGTTCAACGCAACTTCCCAACCGACCGCATCGTGTGACGGCTCGTGTGCTGTAAGTGCAATTCTGCTTTTATTTCAAGTGTTGTCTTAGGTCAATGCTATAGTCCTTTTTTACCGtgaagccatcttgaatttctccaaTTGGTATCAATTTaacaaaccgaggctggaagaaaaaaatagtctggttcctattttcaaCATGATTGTGATCCTTCACTATTGTTATCCTTTAaccgatgtgacctctgacgtcacacgaaaaccatcggccagctagaaagtgtatgcaatcttaccatagACCCCCTTTACAGAtaggaaaaaaacaatgcattctGGGATAGGAAGCGATGTTCGTCATGCATATAACGTGCATAGCTTACTCGTAAACTTTCCCAAAATGCATCATAATCACCAGTTCCGGCCTATCTGTAAAGGGGTctatgactacgcgtctttttgccctgTGCACAGCTGTGAAtaacgtatacagtgttttcaacagagggcggttttaatgtaaacataggtcacatcgtacACAGTTACGAAGAACAAGATGGAGGCGGCACGATAAGGGTCTCAAGACCTGTAtcgtaagtcctaagattaaacCAAGTTAGGAAGAATTTTGCTTTAACAACGAATGGCACGTAAACCGATGTCATAACGaaacttgaaggcactggacactattattggtaactactcaacattattgttagcataaaaacttaacgagtattggagaactgttgatagtattaaacattgtgagaacggctcccgTTGAAAGCTGGCATGGTCGAATtaccgtgtgataaaggcccgagccgaaggcgagggtcTTTATCGagcggcaacgaccctgcaaggttttaaacagacgtTTAAGAACGGGTAAATATAGTAACATTGGCTTTTGTttaacagttgctggcagtgcaagcactttatgaaatccaccatgtacatgaactgacaaacccGTAGAAGTTtcagatcgatcggccatctgggtcatcaCGAgagtatgacatttcagactgaTACATTTCAAGAGATGTCTTCTACTATCATCAGAATTAGAGAGTGcaatttttatgtaaatctgtgatcttcacgatttgtgtTTCTTACCAACTTTGTATTACGTTCCTTTAACATTATATGACTATAATTGTTATTatgtatgttttgtttcagaAAACTTCTACCCGTGAAAACGGTGAGATCACGGCTCTTGCTCGCGCGTGTCTCCCAGGGCAATGCCCAGAGGCCTGCGCAACATTAGGGAACACCGAGGTCTGTGTGTATTGCTGTACTGGGGACAAATGCAACGGCGCATCCACCGTGACTTTTGGTCTGATGACGGCTTGCGTCACCGCACTCGCGGCCTGGATGAATTCAGCCTGGTAAGAGAGTTATATTATAGGCTTTCACCATGGTGCAGCAATCTTGAGATCGTTCCcactgatatcaatgtaaccgtAACCAAGACGAGGCTGGAAgcacaaaatagtctggtccctaCTTGCaaaagcattcattattgttattcggtATAAGgatcatgaccaagatggagacagcatgaAAATGGTCAGTTAGAAACTCGTATgtctttattttcatttaatattacaggcactggacaccttttgttattgtctaagaccagtattTATGTTCAGTGTATCCCAGCATACGCATTAAAACCAAATTATGTGAAATTTTTTaccaatcggtcatcaaattgcaagagaacaatgaaagaaaaaaaacacccttgttgctcaaGTTTGTTTGCTTCGTATCCAGATGCAAAAAggtgcttcaggcctgaagtattttaataatgAAGTGAACAATTAACCTTTTCAATTTGGAGTCATTTTTCACGGTGTTTTATACAACCACTCTCTAATGATCGTTATATCAATATTTTGAATGATAGTAACTACATTTCTGTAATTACAAATAGCTTTCTGTACTTTTAagtcataacaaataaaaacacattttaagaCAAATAACTATAAAAGTTATTCGTGGCAAATATATGTTCGCATATAGAAGTCGGTAAATCAGTTTGCGATTTTGTTTAATAAACACTTAACCAGCTTTAGTTTACTCGGAGTTTCAATGATAATTTTTGTCAAaaggaaagtaaaaaaaaaaaatcaggatcGTCTTAACCCTTTTCATTTATGTTATACTACGgtgtattgaaaaaaaaaaacaaaaaaaagaaaaaccaccagACCCGCAATCTCACCATGTCAACTGTTTGTTTGTGATGTTTGgggaatgtttgtttgtttgtatgttttatcTATTTTGGGTTTAGCTATCTGAAACGTGTTTCAACCTCGTTATCAACCCTCTTTCATTTCTCTACAGAGTTGCTGGACCAACATGTCACTTATGGGACTAGAGAGGAGCCAAGCTTAGCTACGAACCATCCTTGGCTCTCCGCCATCTGCTTCTAGTCGTTCATATTATTGTAGATAGCATGCTCCATATgtaggaggagggggggggtaaGGTTTACCTAGTCGCGTCTTTTACCTGAGTTTAGTTCCTCCTTTGAAAGTTTTTAGAAGAGGAAAAACGAAACGcagtttaattttaaaggcagtggacactattggtaattactcaaaataattattagcataaaaccttacttggtaacgagtagtaattgggagaagttgatagaATACAACAGTGTGAGAAGCggctgaagtgatgtagttttcgaaaaagaagtaattttccacgaatttgatttcgagacctcaagtttagaacttgaggtctcgaaatcaaccatctaaacgcacagaacttcgtgtgaaaagggtgttttttctttcattattatctcgcaagttcgacgaccgattgagctcaaattttcacaggtttgttattttatgcatatgttgagatacaccaactctgaaggctagtctttgacaattaccaatagtgtccactggctttaaatatTTTGGTTGCAACTAATTATTTGAAATCAACAGTTATGTGTTTGAACCTGGTGAAATAATGTTAGCATCATTTTCATATGCAATTCATTTTTCtagcagcatccctttaatggGTTTGTCTCACGTGGCGATACTTTTGTGAAGATGCGGTTTCTATGGAAACTGAAGTATGACGTCAGTGGATCACTCATCTTACATGAATTAACCCCTGAGTGTATATTTTTGGAATATGTTGAACAGAAACAAAGACATCTTATGAAGGGGTTAAATGTGTAcataagtaaaaaataaaataaaataaaaacgttgttacttattttatgaaaaactgGCTGGTCTTTTCCTTTATTGTCATGACCCACTTTcgaatgggaaacttttggactgctttttctcacattttgcaccagggcccaatttcatggctctgcatacCGATctccattctccgcttacggtgcaagcgcagaatttctcACCTAGCTTGGGTAAGCCTAGACTACCTAGTAACGTAAAGTCCGcaagcgcagaagccaaaattcctcgttaacccgtgaaatacgcttgacgttaGCAGggaaattccctgcttccgtaagcgtcgattctttgcttacagtaagcagagccttgaaatttGGCCCGTTATTGCGCGTGCTCAGACCCACGtgcgcaatactgagcatgtacGCGCAAAATCAGAGTCGCAAAAAGGACCTTTAAatctgctgccgccagcgtctcaaaagtctccaattGCGGTCCCAcccgttttgtttttgtaagccAAGACAGTAAAGTATGGAGTAATGCAAGAAAATGGATGACACTGTTGACCAAGTTAATACAGACCGTATCTTCAATTGTGAGATTTTAGAATTGCCGGCTTTGTCCTTTTTTATCCTATCCTTAAAATTCACGGTAAATGTAAACTATTATTGCATTATTAACTAAGCAAAGGCTTGATTATGTGGAATGATGGGATGTCAATTATCAACAAATGAGCAAGAGTGCACGCCCTCATGTGTGATTCAGCTGTAAAAAGAAACACTATATGACTGAATTCCAAAAATTCGTTGGTCTCGTACAGTTGcctttaagactgggttgctctaaaaatcaaagaagtggtggcagactttcaaaaatggatttcgtttaaactttgcacaagtgaaggccatccaccaaaatgtaaaaataaagcataagttttgcatttacacctttgttgccatggcaacggtcaaaagtagaaaattaccatacttcacctaatttagctcttttcatgagtaaaaattacccaaagttgagggctccactgtgtaaaaaccaaatagtggacctacctctcagctggatatgataaatatccatccttaatctttccaaaaatgcgtttgacaaaagtacagttaattgtgaatggaagattccattatttcaaaaaggggtgttttgaggaaaagtcaattttggaaatacagggggttgctaaaattgtcagaagtccaaaagtggcatatttaggaaagttttgcttccaggcatgaaagataagatactggtctgtaagatcttcaaaacaaaagttttggtatttgttgtactggggagcagtgctgccaCAAACTTCGtccttttttggaaaaaaatgtgtttattttcaaattgtatgaatttttgtttaaataggttttgtttactctttgcacatgttaattccttcaaccaaagtgtaaaaagaaagcatagtttttgcattgcactttggttgccatgacagcggtcaaaaataagaaatctgccatatttcacctaatttagctcttttctgaaaattacccaaagttgaaggcttcactgttaaagaccaaatatattacctgcctttcaactgaatatggtaaatataaacccttggtctttccaaaagtgcacctgacacaggtacagtcaattgtgaatggaataatccattatttccaaaaaggggtgttttgaacaaAGTTCAACTTGGGAAATAGagggggttgctaagtttgtcagaagtccgAAAGTAGCATATTTTGGAAAGTTTGGCTACcaggcttgaaagataagatactggtctgtaggaatttcaacaaaatgttttggtatttgttgaactggggagcagtgttgtcagaagcttcatgctttttggcgattgtatagatttaaagttataaaataatgctctttttatgactttctacatgcttaacaatgatgaagactgacaaaatatcaggacaaaatataataaagcatcttatgacaacataactccCAGTTGTATAAACAGgcatcacataattaaaaaagaatttttttgtattttttgaactggggagcagtgttgccagaaacttcatgccttttaaaaaaaagggtgtattttgcaaatttcataatcatatgaaaaaataatgctctctaattactttttacatgctgaacaatgatgttgattaaaaaaaaaacaggcacacaatagagcaaagcattttacaagtataaaaatgtaactctcaattgtataaagatgcatcacaaagagattctgtggtatgtttgtggtcatttacgttTGGCTATAGCAGCTATACAATctttaacaaaatgttcaattttcttgacaaaatggaTGTTCACAGCTCTTCGTTTGAACATAAAAAATGTCTAACACGTCCTTAACACTGCACagaggcatcacataatcagtgactgcgtgtacaattaatggttacGTAAATCAAATAATTTTCAAGTTCCCTAATCGAacatagccggataacactattaccagccgaattagcttggggtgagtcttcgaactttacattgtatacagttatattttttatacttgtaagctgctttgcttttttttcaatcaacatcattgttcagcatgtaagaaatgccaataaagagaattaattttttttattttttttcaaattttaccatgtttaggcagtgtcactacatgatacagttgcctatttgtgctccccagacatgaaaacacaaataatcgcccAATTACAACCGAAATGGCAAATATTCCCTTAAGGTGACTgaagacagcacaaactttcctactattaatgatgcgcaatggaaattttaaaaagggactttcaacaaaggaggcgctttgtaatgcattgtcaacaaaatttgatatgcttgggggctgggcatgcaggggggggggggtagtataaaatccaaaacttaggtcattaaaaatattcttgatcaatgttgggtagtccacaaggctacagtgtGCTCATGAAAGGTGCCGGATTGATGGAAGACttaaaagtgttatttattcaatctaaagaaaacaagttaaaaatgctttttttttaggcagtactgttacaacaggatacaattgcccaagtttttctcaaaagtttttctcaaaggaccaatgttggcccgaaatacaaccgaaaggaaaacattctgagacccttggcaaattgtcattttgagggccaaaaatagggtaaaaatgttgattttgcaaatttctaaaaacatgcgctaatgatgttctaaaaatagcattagggtaaaagttaaagcaataatttttttgtctcaagttaaGCATAGGACGACTCAATGTATTgatgtgaaaggttttatgaaaaaaagaatgcacattggctgggtggagttgcaaatatatgctaaaatacagttttttagaccccaaaattggcaaaaaatagccaaaacacaaatgaactgttaccatggcgaTGGGCTATATagtgatttcaaaagtttaCTTTATTTGAATGCACCTCAAGTCCCTTCCACCCatcaggttaaaaaaaaaaaaaatatttttacccaataataatgtataattttttgccatttgttgcgtttttgcCCTGACAAAGTGCTAACTTTCCAGCAAAACTGTGTTCGCGAACTTAAAATACccaaacattttattgcatttttttgtaggttggtaccttatcttccaactataaaagtgtcatattccacaaagtgccactttcggacttatggccccattcgatacccctatttttcgctataagaaaatatgacaaaaacacc
This region includes:
- the LOC139943297 gene encoding uncharacterized protein; the protein is MHSFISALAFDFLKLRLATISKITKNNVNMKTLLFALVFTSCVGSLFAVECYTCLYSPGSGGFFGGDGCNDPFNATSQPTASCDGSCAKTSTRENGEITALARACLPGQCPEACATLGNTEVCVYCCTGDKCNGASTVTFGLMTACVTALAAWMNSA